A genomic window from Punica granatum isolate Tunisia-2019 chromosome 2, ASM765513v2, whole genome shotgun sequence includes:
- the LOC116197084 gene encoding uncharacterized protein At3g27210 isoform X1, producing MGSCVSSHTRKSPVPVSTIPDIPSPVKEPAVNGGGVLKSQWSVPRSTSGFRDNDHAGSKDEAFFDSRAWLDSDCEDDFFSVNGDFTPSRGNTPVHNSFTGTPRVIKIPSITTDKPPSSVPGPTPVTKKKKLAELFRDSIGRSEEIPGAANVDNSDASPEKKTSDTPKLPTTTILDVLPSSEQGTPYVSGANSLSNSQRTPNEPNQEEKLDKLVQQRCLPSLKACRISMDRKKKMSPAIAVND from the exons ATGGGTTCCTGCGTCTCCTCCCACACCCGGAAATCACCGGTACCCGTCTCCACCATCCCCGATAtcccctcccccgtgaaggaGCCCGCGGTCAACGGCGGCGGCGTCCTCAAGTCCCAGTGGTCCGTTCCCCGGTCAACGTCCGGCTTCCGAGACAATG ATCATGCAGGCAGTAAAGATGAGGCGTTCTTCGATTCCCGAGCCTGGCTAGACTCAGATTGTGAAGACGATTTCTTCAGTGTCAATGGTG ATTTTACCCCTTCCCGTGGAAACACTCCAGTCCACAACTCCTTTACGGGCACTCCTCGGGTCATCAAGATCCCTAGTATAACCACAGACAAGCCACCTTCTTCCGTTCCTGGGCCAACCCCAGttacaaagaagaagaaacttgCAGAGCTCTTCCGTGACAGCATCGGCCGCAGCGAAGAAATTCCGGGTGCTGCCAATGTTGATAATTCCGACGCTTCTCCTGAGAAGAAAACATCAGATACTCCTAAGCTGCCGACAACGACCATCCTCGACGTCCTCCCCAGCTCAGAACAGGGGACACCTTACGTCTCAGGAGCTAACTCTCTCAGCAACAGCCAACGGACCCCTAATGAACCCAATCAGGAGGAGAAGCTGGACAAGCTTGTGCAGCAGCGGTGCCTCCCGAGCCTCAAGGCCTGCAGGATCTCCATGGataggaagaagaagatgagccCAGCCATCGCTGTAAATGATTGA
- the LOC116196187 gene encoding mavicyanin — translation MYRISQSERGGGEEGMESVMGAALAMMVMMLVEGAMAAQLMVGGSQGWDESTDFNSWASSETFKVGDQLVFKYAQGLHSVVELADESAYKSCDTGTAVNSMSSGNDVVKLTKPGTRYFGCGTPGHCGQGMKLKVNVAAGSAPSTPASQSSSPTTTSGAAPSFRAWSPLFLLVAAVITLFVLDYSSMC, via the exons ATGTATAGAATCTCACAGTcagagagaggaggaggagaagaaggaatGGAAAGTGTGATGGGAGCTGCATTGGCTATGATGGTGATGATGTTGGTGGAAGGGGCGATGGCAGCCCAGCTTATGGTGGGAGGGAGCCAAGGTTGGGATGAGTCCACTGACTTCAATTCTTGGGCTTCCTCTGAGACCTTCAAGGTTGGAGACCAACTAG TGTTCAAGTACGCTCAGGGGCTGCACAGCGTGGTGGAGCTCGCCGACGAGAGCGCCTACAAGAGCTGCGACACCGGCACCGCCGTCAACTCCATGAGCTCTGGCAACGACGTCGTCAAGCTGACCAAGCCCGGCACCCGCTACTTCGGCTGCGGCACCCCCGGCCACTGCGGCCAGGGCATGAAGCTCAAGGTCAATGTCGCTGCCGGCAGCGCCCCCTCCACCCCCGCCTCCCAGTCATCTTCTCCGACCACCACCTCCGGCGCCGCTCCCTCCTTCCGCGCTTGGTCTCCCCTGTTCCTGCTCGTTGCGGCGGTGATTACTCTGTTCGTGCTCGATTATTCGAGCATGTGCTGA
- the LOC116197084 gene encoding uncharacterized protein At3g27210 isoform X2 encodes MKQYHAGSKDEAFFDSRAWLDSDCEDDFFSVNGDFTPSRGNTPVHNSFTGTPRVIKIPSITTDKPPSSVPGPTPVTKKKKLAELFRDSIGRSEEIPGAANVDNSDASPEKKTSDTPKLPTTTILDVLPSSEQGTPYVSGANSLSNSQRTPNEPNQEEKLDKLVQQRCLPSLKACRISMDRKKKMSPAIAVND; translated from the exons ATGAAACAGT ATCATGCAGGCAGTAAAGATGAGGCGTTCTTCGATTCCCGAGCCTGGCTAGACTCAGATTGTGAAGACGATTTCTTCAGTGTCAATGGTG ATTTTACCCCTTCCCGTGGAAACACTCCAGTCCACAACTCCTTTACGGGCACTCCTCGGGTCATCAAGATCCCTAGTATAACCACAGACAAGCCACCTTCTTCCGTTCCTGGGCCAACCCCAGttacaaagaagaagaaacttgCAGAGCTCTTCCGTGACAGCATCGGCCGCAGCGAAGAAATTCCGGGTGCTGCCAATGTTGATAATTCCGACGCTTCTCCTGAGAAGAAAACATCAGATACTCCTAAGCTGCCGACAACGACCATCCTCGACGTCCTCCCCAGCTCAGAACAGGGGACACCTTACGTCTCAGGAGCTAACTCTCTCAGCAACAGCCAACGGACCCCTAATGAACCCAATCAGGAGGAGAAGCTGGACAAGCTTGTGCAGCAGCGGTGCCTCCCGAGCCTCAAGGCCTGCAGGATCTCCATGGataggaagaagaagatgagccCAGCCATCGCTGTAAATGATTGA
- the LOC116196186 gene encoding chloride channel protein CLC-b: protein MEEDSKQQHAEEEEAAAAAHSNGEAVGADKEEEEGRDPESNSLHEPLLKRHRTLSASPLALVGAKVSHIESLDYEINENVLFKHDWRSRSKAQVLQYIFLKWSLACLVGLLTGIIATTINLAIENIAGYKLLAAVYFIEKERYITGFILFAGVNFVLTLMAALLCVFFAPTAAGPGIPEIKAYLNGVDTPNMFGASTLIVKIIGSIGAVSAGLDLGKEGPLVHIGACISSLLGQGGTDNYRLRWRWLRYFNNDRDRRDLITCGASAGVCAAFRAPVGGVLFSLEEVATWWRSALLWRTFFSTAMVVVVLRAFIEYCSTRNCGLFGQGGLIMFDVSNVTVKYKVMDAIPVIVIGVIGGLLGSLYNHLLHKVLRLYNLINQKGKMHKVLLALTVSLFTSVCLYGLPFLAKCTKCDPSSASVCPTNSRSGNFKQFNCPDGYYNDLATLLTTTNDDAVRNIFSTNHPSEYHTTSLLIFFVLYCILGLFTFGIAVPSGLFLPIILMGSAYGRLLGMAMGSYTSIDEGLYAVLGAASLMSGSMRMTVSLCVIFLELTNNLLLLPITMLVILIAKSVGDCINPSIYEIILELKGLPFLDAHPEPWMRNLTVGELAEAKPSLVTLCGIEKVSWIVDVLRNTTHNGFPVVDEEIVPPVGYAAGARELHGLILRAHLLQVLNKKWFLPEKRRRDEWEVRENFSWIDFAEREGKIEEVAVTREEMEMYVDLHPFTNTTPYTVVESMSVAKAMVLFRQVGLRHMLIVPKYQAAGASPVVGILTRQDLRAYNILMAFPHLEKSKGRGHGN from the exons ATGGAGGAAGACTCGAAGCAGCAGCAtgccgaagaagaagaagcagcagcagctgctCATAGCAATGGAGAAGCAGTAGGAGCagacaaagaagaagaagaaggaagagaccCGGAGAGCAATTCACTGCACGAACCACTCCTCAAGAGGCACAGAACGCTCTCGGCGAGCCCGCTGGCATTGGTCGGGGCCAAAGTCTCCCACATTGAGAGCTTGGATTACGA GATAAATGAGAATGTTCTGTTCAAGCATGACTGGAGGAGTAGATCCAAAGCTCAAGTGCTTCAGTACATTTTCCTGAAGTGGTCTCTGGCTTGCTTGGTGGGCCTCCTCACTGGAATAATTGCCACTACCATCAATCTGGCAATCGAGAACATCGCAGGCTATAAGCTTCTCGCAGCGGTTTACTTCATTGAGAAAGAAAG ATACATCACGGGCTTTATTCTATTTGCTGGGGTTAACTTTGTTTTGACACTAATGGCTGCTCTGCTCTGCGTTTTCTTCGCCCCGACCGCTGCAGGGCCTGGCATACCCGAAATTAAAGCCTACCTCAATGGTGTTGATACTCCCAACATGTTCGGTGCATCAACACTGATTGTGAAG ATCATTGGAAGCATCGGGGCTGTCTCGGCGGGTCTAGACCTCGGGAAAGAGGGCCCACTGGTCCACATAGGGGCCTGTATCTCGTCCTTGCTGGGCCAGGGCGGAACCGACAATTACCGGCTTCGCTGGCGGTGGCTTCGCTACTTCAACAATGACAGAGACAGGAGAGACCTGATCACATGTGGTGCCTCCGCAGGGGTGTGTGCGGCCTTCCGAGCCCCGGTGGGAGGGGTTCTCTTCTCCCTGGAGGAGGTGGCCACGTGGTGGCGAAGCGCTCTCCTGTGGAGAACCTTCTTCAGCACTGCCATGGTTGTAGTAGTGCTTAGGGCCTTCATCGAGTACTGCAGCACAAGGAATTGCGGCCTGTTTGGGCAGGGCGGGCTCATCATGTTCGATGTAAGCAACGTCACGGTGAAGTACAAAGTGATGGATGCTATTCCAGTAATTGTGATTGGCGTCATCGGTGGACTGCTGGGAAGCCTTTACAATCATCTCCTCCACAAAGTCCTAAGACTATATAATCTGATTAATCA gaaggggaagatgCATAAAGTTCTGCTGGCCCTGACAGTCTCATTGTTCACCTCAGTCTGCCTCTACGGCCTTCCCTTCCTAGCTAAGTGCACAAAGTGCGACCCATCCTCAGCATCTGTCTGCCCGACCAACAGCCGTTCAGGCAACTTCAAGCAGTTCAACTGTCCTGATGGGTATTACAATGACCTCGCGACCCTCCTCACCACCACAAATGATGATGCTGTTCGGAACATTTTCTCCACCAACCACCCTAGCGAGTACCACACAacctctcttttgatcttctTTGTTTTATACTGTATATTGGGGCTCTTCACCTTTGGGATTGCTGTTCCCTCGGGGCTCTTCCTTCCCATCATTCTCATGGGATCTGCTTACGGCCGCTTGCTTGGGATGGCCATGGGATCATATacgagcattgatgaaggccTGTATGCCGTCCTTGGAGCAGCTTCCCTTATGTCAGGGTCTATGAGGATGACAGTCTCACTCTGCGTGATATTCCTTGAGCTCACCAACAACCTTCTTTTACTCCCAATAACAATGCTTGTCATACTAATAGCCAAAAGCGTCGGTGATTGCATAAACCCGAGCATCTACGAGATCATACTCGAACTAAAGGGATTGCCATTCCTGGATGCGCATCCTGAACCTTGGATGAGAAATCTCACAGTTGGAGAGCTTGCCGAAGCTAAGCCTTCACTAGTCACCCTCTGTGGTATTGAGAAGGTGAGCTGGATAGTGGATGTCCTGAGAAACACAACACACAACGGATTTCCTGTAGTCGACGAAGAGATTGTCCCTCCAGTAGGATATGCCGCAGGGGCGAGAGAGCTACACGGGCTGATCCTGAGGGCTCACCTGTTGCAAGTGCTCAATAAGAAGTGGTTCCTGCCAGAAAAGAGGAGGAGGGATGAGTGGGAAGTGAGAGAAAACTTCTCATGGATCGATTTTGCTGAGCGAGAAGGGAAGATTGAGGAAGTGGCCGTGACGAGGGAGGAGATGGAGATGTATGTGGACTTGCATCCTTTCACCAATACAACCCCTTACACGGTGGTGGAGAGCATGTCAGTGGCAAAGGCAATGGTGCTCTTCAGACAGGTTGGGCTACGACATATGTTGATCGTACCCAAGTACCAAGCAGCAGGG GCGTCTCCAGTGGTTGGCATTTTGACGAGGCAGGACTTGAGGGCCTACAACATCTTGATGGCGTTTCCCCATCTGGAGAAATCTAAGGGCAGGGGACATGGGAACTGA